The Deltaproteobacteria bacterium genome includes a window with the following:
- a CDS encoding LysR family transcriptional regulator substrate-binding protein: protein MLPKFLDNLHVQAPGIEVELIHDFSRKITEGVVSFYVDIGFVVNPIRHPDLVLKKLGDDRVLFWKKRGGGTLPKRIFADRNLIQMQEILGKTHTKDFKEWNLISTTSLELIRTLTLSGQGIGILPERVAKADGADLVPYNSSLPFYEDKIFLAFRKDVLSSKAGRELIRLATFEL from the coding sequence GTGCTTCCGAAGTTTCTAGATAATCTGCACGTCCAGGCCCCAGGAATTGAAGTCGAATTGATCCACGACTTTTCTCGAAAAATTACAGAAGGTGTTGTGTCCTTTTACGTAGACATCGGTTTTGTCGTGAACCCTATACGGCATCCAGACCTGGTGTTGAAAAAGCTAGGAGATGATCGCGTCCTTTTTTGGAAAAAGCGCGGTGGCGGAACTCTTCCAAAGCGGATCTTTGCAGATAGGAATTTAATTCAAATGCAAGAGATACTTGGAAAAACTCACACCAAAGATTTTAAAGAGTGGAATCTTATCAGCACGACAAGCTTAGAGTTGATCCGAACTCTCACGCTGAGCGGTCAGGGAATTGGAATCCTGCCTGAACGGGTAGCCAAAGCGGACGGCGCTGACTTGGTTCCCTATAATTCAAGCTTGCCCTTCTATGAAGACAAGATTTTTCTTGCTTTTCGAAAAGATGTTTTGTCTAGCAAAGCTGGACGAGAGCTCATCCGATTAGCTACCTTCGAATTGTAA
- a CDS encoding DUF285 domain-containing protein translates to MNKKVFSFLISTTILALGILFMSSKAHAFRTTIGFWKSSQATSMIMSWNTANITLGSSLANQVNLPLILGPIYNFTVDWGDGNTNVINIWSDPNRVHTYAAPGIYTIKLTGRFDRLMFNGGGDRNKILNVTAWGNNVWTSMTRMFRGCENLVILAADSPKLSSVTDMSFMFSDTLSATQNISAWNTSTVTNMSYMFSNATAFNQDISAWNTSAVTTMSYMFQGAHAFNQPIGTWNTSSVTVMSYMFADATVFNHDISAWNTSAVTTMKYMFSDATAFNQPIGIWNTSAVTDMSAMFFGARVFNQPIGSWNTAAVRDMSYMFSNTNVFNQPIGWWNTAAVTNMAHMFAAAKSFNQPIGAWITSAVTNMSYMFQHALVFNQPIGAWNTAAVTDMSFMFQQAFVFNQPNGAWNTSAVRNMAHMFRETNAFNQPIGAWNTAAVTNMSSMFQKANVFNQPIGTWNTSAVRNMSFMFDQARFFNQPIGPWNTAAVTDLSFMFQQAFSFNQPIGTCNTSAVTKMESMFIFASVFNQPIGAWNTEAVTNMTRMFQSASTFNQDLSGWNVTAVGTNYVDYRLLATAWILPKPIGFP, encoded by the coding sequence ATGAACAAAAAAGTTTTTTCCTTTTTGATTTCAACTACTATTTTGGCGCTCGGAATCCTTTTTATGAGCTCAAAAGCCCATGCCTTCCGCACAACTATTGGCTTTTGGAAATCATCTCAGGCTACAAGTATGATTATGTCTTGGAATACCGCGAATATAACTTTAGGATCATCTCTAGCTAACCAAGTGAACCTCCCTTTAATTTTGGGCCCGATTTATAATTTTACTGTAGATTGGGGTGATGGTAACACAAATGTCATCAACATATGGAGTGACCCGAATCGGGTTCATACCTATGCAGCTCCTGGCATCTACACAATCAAACTGACAGGCCGCTTTGATCGCCTAATGTTCAATGGCGGTGGCGATCGCAATAAAATATTAAATGTTACCGCCTGGGGAAATAACGTTTGGACTTCAATGACACGTATGTTTAGAGGTTGTGAAAATTTGGTTATTTTGGCCGCCGATTCACCGAAATTGTCTTCTGTGACGGACATGTCATTTATGTTTAGTGATACCCTCTCAGCCACACAAAATATTAGTGCGTGGAATACATCGACTGTGACGAATATGTCTTATATGTTTTCGAATGCTACGGCATTCAATCAAGATATTAGCGCGTGGAATACATCAGCAGTGACGACTATGTCATATATGTTTCAAGGAGCTCATGCGTTCAACCAACCCATCGGTACATGGAATACCTCATCAGTTACAGTTATGTCGTATATGTTCGCCGACGCAACAGTTTTCAATCACGATATTAGCGCGTGGAATACATCAGCAGTGACAACTATGAAATATATGTTTTCGGACGCAACGGCATTCAATCAACCCATTGGCATATGGAATACGTCAGCAGTCACGGATATGTCGGCTATGTTTTTCGGCGCAAGAGTTTTCAATCAACCCATCGGTTCGTGGAATACGGCAGCAGTAAGGGATATGTCATACATGTTTTCAAATACCAACGTGTTTAATCAACCCATCGGTTGGTGGAATACGGCAGCAGTTACGAACATGGCACATATGTTTGCAGCTGCCAAATCATTTAACCAACCCATCGGTGCCTGGATTACGTCAGCAGTTACGAATATGTCATACATGTTTCAACATGCTCTTGTGTTTAACCAACCCATCGGAGCCTGGAATACGGCAGCAGTTACGGATATGTCATTCATGTTTCAACAAGCCTTCGTGTTTAATCAACCCAACGGTGCCTGGAATACATCAGCAGTTAGGAACATGGCACATATGTTTCGAGAGACCAACGCCTTCAATCAGCCCATTGGAGCCTGGAATACGGCAGCAGTTACGAATATGTCATCCATGTTTCAAAAAGCTAATGTGTTTAATCAACCAATTGGCACCTGGAATACGTCAGCAGTTAGGAATATGTCATTCATGTTTGACCAGGCCCGTTTCTTCAATCAACCAATTGGCCCTTGGAACACGGCAGCTGTCACCGACTTGTCATTCATGTTTCAACAAGCCTTCTCGTTTAACCAACCAATTGGTACCTGTAACACGTCGGCAGTAACGAAAATGGAATCTATGTTTATTTTTGCCAGTGTCTTCAACCAACCCATCGGGGCATGGAATACGGAAGCAGTCACGAATATGACCCGTATGTTTCAATCAGCTAGCACATTCAATCAAGATTTAAGTGGGTGGAATGTAACTGCAGTCGGGACAAACTATGTTGATTACAGGTTATTAGCGACTGCTTGGATTTTACCTAAACCAATAGGCTTTCCATAA
- a CDS encoding FAD-binding protein yields the protein MSTQIVDVVIIGAGPVGLMCGYLGQLCGLKTVIIDKSDGPLQVGRADALNARTLQLFKVVDLFDELYPLGKICNTSSVWSEGKFISRQSSWWEDLEGCLHKHFLMLGQSYVENLLDEKLKKMGSAVTRSTAVKDIEIKGIKCFTTLSSGERIQSSYVIGADGSRSFVREHFKIPFEMVRPQMVWAVIDGTIETDFPKVPEIIVFQAETSDVAWIPREGKIDRFYVRMEHKDFTFADAVEKINRAIKPHSLSFKEVSWYSQFSVKESVAENFFVQDRIFLAGDACHIHSVNGGQGLNTGIADAFNLMWKINRVMNQGASKDLLLSYESERKPIAESVIEASGELVRSTKYSQSGTHALDYIKIVQKRAGNITGMGIRYGEQGLSGSRLFDFEVYHAAIKTRLYSLLDYTQFTLLIFGDCRVELNLPEFVNVIQIYPQKVGEGYWAENSPYKNQAVLVRPDSYIESSTSLDRIKCLFKEFEP from the coding sequence ATGAGCACGCAAATCGTTGACGTCGTTATTATCGGTGCAGGGCCAGTAGGACTCATGTGTGGCTATTTGGGCCAGCTTTGTGGTTTGAAAACGGTCATCATTGACAAGTCTGACGGGCCTTTGCAAGTGGGCAGGGCGGATGCTCTGAATGCTCGCACCTTGCAACTTTTTAAGGTCGTTGATTTATTTGATGAACTCTATCCCTTAGGAAAAATATGTAACACGAGTTCCGTGTGGTCAGAGGGAAAGTTTATTTCACGTCAATCTTCATGGTGGGAAGATCTTGAGGGGTGCTTGCATAAACACTTTCTGATGCTCGGGCAGTCCTATGTAGAAAATTTATTAGATGAAAAACTTAAGAAAATGGGATCGGCCGTGACGCGATCAACAGCAGTCAAGGACATTGAAATAAAAGGAATTAAATGTTTCACGACTCTCTCCAGTGGTGAAAGGATTCAATCCAGTTATGTAATTGGGGCCGACGGCTCTCGCTCTTTCGTTCGTGAGCACTTTAAAATACCTTTTGAAATGGTGAGGCCACAAATGGTATGGGCCGTGATTGATGGGACTATAGAAACAGATTTCCCAAAGGTACCTGAAATCATCGTTTTTCAGGCAGAAACATCTGATGTGGCCTGGATTCCTAGAGAAGGAAAAATAGATAGATTTTACGTTAGAATGGAGCATAAGGATTTTACCTTCGCAGATGCGGTTGAAAAAATCAATCGGGCGATAAAGCCTCATTCTTTAAGTTTTAAAGAGGTTTCATGGTACTCTCAGTTTTCTGTTAAGGAATCGGTTGCTGAAAACTTTTTTGTGCAAGATCGTATTTTTCTTGCAGGAGATGCCTGTCATATCCACTCAGTTAATGGAGGACAAGGACTTAACACTGGTATTGCCGACGCTTTTAATCTCATGTGGAAGATAAATAGGGTGATGAATCAGGGGGCTTCCAAAGATCTTTTGCTAAGTTATGAAAGCGAGCGCAAACCGATAGCCGAAAGTGTGATTGAGGCCTCAGGAGAATTGGTCCGCTCGACGAAGTATTCACAGAGCGGTACCCACGCTCTGGATTACATCAAGATCGTTCAAAAACGCGCTGGAAATATCACCGGAATGGGAATTCGCTATGGCGAGCAGGGACTCTCCGGTTCAAGACTATTTGATTTCGAAGTTTATCATGCTGCCATCAAAACTCGGCTTTACTCCCTTTTAGACTATACTCAATTTACCTTACTTATTTTTGGTGACTGTCGAGTTGAGCTCAACTTGCCTGAATTTGTTAACGTCATTCAAATTTATCCCCAAAAAGTTGGGGAAGGATATTGGGCGGAAAACTCTCCCTACAAGAATCAGGCGGTGCTGGTGCGACCTGATTCTTATATCGAGTCATCGACATCCTTGGATCGAATCAAGTGCCTGTTTAAGGAGTTTGAGCCATGA
- the kdpF gene encoding K(+)-transporting ATPase subunit F → MKVKLEESMDFVVAGVIGCTVLVYLIYALFNPEKF, encoded by the coding sequence TTGAAAGTAAAATTGGAGGAATCTATGGATTTTGTCGTCGCAGGGGTGATTGGATGCACCGTTCTGGTTTACTTAATTTACGCCTTGTTTAACCCAGAAAAGTTTTGA
- a CDS encoding TauD/TfdA family dioxygenase: protein MERPHPEDHIFDNNYVPLHWDGMYRPQVPEFQLFHCVQAPRLGQGGRTTFSNTILALEQAPVHLRSLWGKVTGHYQRKMEFYDSKTVSPVIDSHPHQGYSVIRYNEPPLAGYGHFVNPPVLEFTGVNEVELVEFHRSLREALYSSSCYYAHEWCQGDLVVANNFSLLHGREGFETKAPRHLRRVHVLSQPPLNNPRLVSYL, encoded by the coding sequence GTGGAGCGTCCTCATCCGGAAGATCATATCTTCGACAATAACTACGTCCCCTTGCATTGGGATGGGATGTACCGACCGCAGGTTCCTGAGTTTCAGCTCTTTCATTGTGTTCAGGCGCCACGTTTAGGTCAAGGCGGGCGGACCACTTTTTCGAATACCATACTCGCTTTAGAACAAGCACCGGTTCATCTGCGTTCTTTGTGGGGGAAAGTCACAGGTCACTACCAGCGCAAAATGGAATTTTATGATAGCAAGACGGTTTCTCCAGTCATTGATTCCCATCCACACCAGGGTTATTCTGTTATCCGGTACAACGAGCCACCCCTTGCAGGGTATGGGCACTTCGTTAATCCGCCCGTTCTTGAGTTTACCGGTGTCAATGAAGTCGAGCTTGTGGAGTTTCATCGAAGCCTGCGGGAAGCGCTCTATTCGTCAAGCTGTTATTATGCTCACGAATGGTGTCAGGGGGATCTTGTCGTGGCCAACAACTTCTCGCTTTTACACGGACGGGAAGGCTTTGAAACCAAGGCCCCTCGCCACCTCAGGCGAGTTCATGTACTCAGTCAGCCGCCTCTGAACAACCCGCGGTTAGTGTCCTACCTATGA